Proteins encoded by one window of Drosophila melanogaster chromosome X:
- the CG11417 gene encoding uncharacterized protein yields the protein MGKKKDKSGKLDKQTTKKEAPSSSQANMGKAAGANDSENGIWQDSRFQHLLTDPRFRGVPKVQRKVKIDKRFQGMFTDDKFKVKYTVDKYGRPVNKSNAEDLRKFYELDENESSSGEEPAKKESDLDSEAEAEQQERRAEERAIANLEKEESNDTLESDSSEVSQSLRQRLTNPEIDYARGEGRLYTDSSSDEDSDDEDEGPELQIDHVWGELDNDAEHTEESTRRLAVCNMDWDRIRAEDLMVMLSSFLPPGGSILSVKIYPSEFGKARMAEEEVHGPKELVERVEPEDDSDEELVRQQDSDAEEGEDYHMEKLRQYQLNRLRYYYAVVECDSIDTADKVYKECDGIEYESSATRVDLRFIPDDTSFEEDTPSDECFELPDASSYKPRQFTTTALQQAKVDLTWDETALDRRELGDKLSSGQVDKLTDKELRQIVAYSSEEEDSEAEESPAEEAAQKAVSEDPQKSKPKKTSKQERIATYKNLLADILEQEKKEKEQKYEMEMTWNVEPQHEEAQPEQQAQAELTPIEKVIQKRSEKNRQRKEQRRQRQIEARGGDAGEDSDESMVPDGIDLNDAYFAEEFANGDYAPPKTKQDKKKKKKKGKDDGEEDVEAKRQEKELELLLDDGDGRDEKQHFSLTKILKKEEQEASGSKRKRRQKLKKSKNQPQNAEKLDDDFQVNLNDNRFSAVYKSHEYNIDPTHSHYKPTKGMQQIIGEKLKRRKEQGEGGAANGDADGDEQVAPKRSKQQLEQNALVKSLKRKIQLQQQGQKL from the coding sequence ATGGGCAAGAAGAAGGACAAGTCCGGGAAGCTGGACAAGCAGACGACGAAGAAGGAGGCACCGAGCTCGTCGCAGGCCAACATGGGGAAGGCAGCTGGAGCCAATGATTCGGAGAACGGAATTTGGCAGGACTCTCGGTTCCAGCACCTGCTGACCGATCCCCGATTTCGCGGCGTTCCAAAAGTGCAGCGAAAGGTCAAGATCGACAAGCGTTTCCAGGGCATGTTCACGGACGACAAGTTCAAGGTGAAGTACACCGTGGACAAGTACGGCCGCCCGGTCAACAAGAGCAACGCCGAGGACCTCAGAAAGTTCTACGAACTGGACGAGAACGAGAGCAGCAGCGGCGAGGAGCCTGCCAAAAAGGAATCCGATCTTGACTCCGAGGCGGAGGCAGAGCAACAAGAGCGGCGCGCCGAGGAGCGAGCCATAGCCAACTTGGAGAAGGAGGAGAGCAACGATACTCTGGAAAGCGATAGTTCCGAGGTGTCACAGAGTCTTCGTCAGCGCCTGACCAACCCAGAGATAGACTACGCCCGCGGAGAAGGCCGCCTGTATACCGACTCCTCCTCAGACGAGGACAGCGATGATGAGGACGAGGGTCCAGAACTGCAGATAGACCACGTGTGGGGCGAACTGGACAACGATGCCGAGCACACCGAGGAGAGCACCCGCCGGCTGGCTGTTTGCAACATGGACTGGGACCGCATCCGGGCCGAGGATCTAATGGTCATGCTCAGCTCCTTCCTGCCGCCCGGCGGTAGCATTCTCAGCGTCAAGATATACCCCTCAGAGTTCGGGAAAGCGCGCATGGCCGAGGAGGAAGTGCACGGCCCAAAGGAACTGGTGGAGCGCGTGGAGCCAGAAGACGACTCCGATGAGGAGCTCGTACGCCAGCAGGACAGCGATGCCGAAGAGGGGGAGGACTACCACATGGAGAAGCTGCGTCAGTACCAGCTAAACCGACTTCGCTACTACTATGCTGTCGTCGAGTGCGACAGCATAGACACGGCCGACAAGGTATACAAGGAGTGCGATGGTATCGAGTACGAGAGCTCCGCCACGCGCGTGGACTTGCGCTTCATCCCGGACGACACCTCGTTCGAGGAGGACACGCCGTCGGACGAATGCTTCGAGCTGCCGGATGCCAGCAGCTATAAGCCGCGACAGTTCACCACCACGGCGTTGCAGCAGGCCAAGGTGGATCTAACCTGGGACGAGACGGCGCTGGACCGTCGTGAGCTGGGTGACAAGCTCTCCAGCGGGCAGGTTGACAAGCTCACGGACAAGGAGCTGCGCCAGATAGTAGCGTACAGTAGTGAGGAAGAGGATTCTGAGGCAGAGGAATCCCCGGCGGAGGAGGCTGCTCAAAAGGCGGTTTCAGAGGACCCACAGAAGAGCAAGCCCAAAAAGACTTCTAAGCAGGAACGCATTGCCACCTACAAAAACTTGCTGGCCGACATCCTGGAGCAGGaaaagaaggagaaggagcagaagtacgaaatggaaatgacCTGGAACGTGGAGCCCCAGCACGAAGAGGCACAGCCGGAGCAGCAAGCCCAGGCCGAGCTCACGCCCATCGAGAAGGTGATCCAGAAACGCAGCGAGAAGAACAGGCAGCGCAAGGAACAGCGCCGCCAGCGCCAGATCGAAGCCAGAGGAGGCGATGCCGGTGAGGACAGCGATGAGTCCATGGTGCCCGATGGCATCGATTTGAATGACGCCTATTTCGCCGAGGAGTTCGCTAATGGAGACTACGCTCCCCCTAAAACGAAGCAGgacaagaagaaaaagaaaaagaagggAAAGGACGATGGAGAGGAGGACGTCGAGGCGAAGCGGCAAGAGAAGGAGCTTGAGCTACTGCTGGACGATGGCGACGGGCGCGACGAGAAGCAACACTTCAGTCTGACCAAAATCCTCAAGAAGGAGGAGCAAGAAGCGAGCGGTTCAAAGCGAAAGCGTCGTCAGAAGTtaaagaaatcgaaaaatcagCCGCAGAATGCGGAGAAGCTGGACGACGACTTCCAGGTAAACCTGAATGATAATCGCTTCAGTGCCGTTTACAAGTCGCACGAGTACAACATCGATCCCACCCACTCCCATTACAAGCCCACCAAGGGCATGCAGCAGATCATCGGCGAGAAGTTAAAGCGCAGAAAGGAGCAGGGGGAGGGCGGCGCTGCAAACGGCGATGCGGATGGGGATGAGCAGGTAGCCCCCAAGAGGAGTaagcagcagctggagcagaaCGCCCTGGTAAAGAGTCTGAAGCGTAAGatccagctgcagcagcagggCCAGAAGCTTTAG
- the png gene encoding pan gu: MELGDSKLRAVRVLGQGTFGRVFLCHQNEVRGQPERKVCVKRIIVRNPKTELGLIKEEVYIISQLRHPHIVEFLRSFSHAGTVNIVMEYVPNGTLRDVIQQLPSGTGGVNQERLMGYFRDMVVGLEYLHIRCVIHRDIKPENMLLDANDRVKIADFGIANVHAPSTQLQAGMGTPMYMAPEAMSSQGKVDFKSDVWSLGLVLYELCLGRSPFAAFLDKNATPALLHTVVQALVRPRLDCQLIRRLYDPVWAQVCELMVVYEQERRICLPDIFHLDAGMTVTLYKHYFSYSY, translated from the coding sequence ATGGAACTGGGTGACTCTAAGCTGCGTGCGGTAAGGGTGCTGGGCCAGGGCACCTTTGGCCGGGTCTTCCTCTGCCACCAAAACGAGGTGCGCGGACAGCCGGAGAGGAAGGTGTGCGTGAAGCGGATCATCGTCCGGAATCCGAAGACAGAGTTGGGATTGATCAAGGAGGAGGTGTACATCATCTCGCAGCTGCGCCACCCGCACATCGTTGAGTTCCTGCGCTCCTTTAGCCACGCGGGCACTGTGAACATCGTGATGGAGTACGTGCCCAACGGCACCTTGAGGGATGTCATCCAGCAGCTGCCGTCAGGCACCGGGGGAGTCAATCAGGAGCGGCTGATGGGCTACTTCCGCGACATGGTAGTGGGACTCGAGTACCTGCACATCCGCTGCGTCATCCACCGAGACATCAAGCCCGAGAACATGCTCCTCGACGCCAACGACCGCGTCAAGATCGCCGACTTTGGGATCGCGAACGTTCATGCGCCCAGCACTCAACTGCAGGCGGGCATGGGCACGCCCATGTACATGGCCCCGGAGGCGATGTCCAGCCAGGGCAAGGTGGATTTCAAGTCGGACGTGTGGTCACTGGGGCTAGTCCTCTACGAGCTGTGCCTCGGACGCAGCCCCTTCGCCGCGTTTCTCGACAAGAACGCCACCCCTGCCCTACTGCACACCGTAGTCCAGGCGCTGGTCCGCCCCCGGCTCGACTGCCAGCTCATCCGGCGTCTCTACGATCCCGTGTGGGCGCAAGTTTGCGAGCTGATGGTCGTTTACGAGCAGGAGCGCCGCATCTGCCTACCAGACATCTTCCACCTCGACGCCGGCATGACTGTGACCCTCTACAAGCATTACTTCAGCTACAGCTACTAA